A window from Primulina huaijiensis isolate GDHJ02 chromosome 11, ASM1229523v2, whole genome shotgun sequence encodes these proteins:
- the LOC140988510 gene encoding putative pectate lyase 2, producing MASPPSLPLTLTLILAFINLSPSLAKDDYTTKILNPIDSCWRSQSNWATNRHALADCAVGFGKNAIGGKYGAIYVVTDPSDDPVNPLPGTLRYGVIQAKPLWIVFGRSMVITLKNELMINSYKTIDGRGAKVEIAYGPCITIQHVSHVIIHGIGIHDCKPGKSGIVRDSPTHAGNRRGSDGDGIDLFDSSDIWIDHCYLARCYDGLIDVIHASTGITISNNFFSNHDKVMLFGHDDNNVEDKAIRVTVAFNHFGPGLVQRMPRVRLGYAHVANNRYDQWEMYAIGGSANPSIFSEGNYFMAPNNRDVKQVTKREVKSGWTNWKWRSSKDKFMNGAYFVPSGHGSISTGYTYAQSFQVADGSMALALTSDAGPLTCTAYKPC from the exons ATGGCCTCCCCACCTTCTCTTCCACTAACCCTAACCCTAATTCTAGCTTTCATCAACTTATCACCATCACTAGCTAAGGATGACTACACCACCAAAATCTTAAATCCAATAGACTCATGCTGGAGGAGTCAGTCCAACTGGGCCACAAATCGTCATGCCTTGGCTGATTGCGCAGTTGGGTTTGGTAAAAATGCCATTGGAGGAAAATATGGTGCCATTTATGTCGTCACAGATCCATCAGACGACCCAGTCAACCCTTTACCCGGCACCCTTCGATACGGTGTGATCCAAGCTAAACCGTTGTGGATTGTATTTGGTAGAAGCATGGTTATTACACTGAAAAATGAACTCATGATTAATAGCTACAAAACGATAGATGGAAGAGGGGCTAAAGTGGAGATTGCTTATGGGCCATGCATCACTATCCAGCATGTTAGCCATGTGATCATACATGGGATCGGTATTCATGATTGCAAACCTGGAAAATCGGGCATAGTTCGTGATAGCCCGACCCATGCTGGAAATCGTCGTGGATCTGACGGGGACGGGATTGACTTATTCGATTCATCTGATATTTGGATCGATCATTGTTATCTTGCTCGTTGTTATGATGGATTAATTGATGTAATTCATGCCTCGACTGGAATCACCATTTCTAACAACTTCTTCTCTAACCATGACAAA GTTATGTTATTCGGGCATGACGATAACAACGTAGAAGACAAAGCAATAAGAGTGACAGTAGCATTTAACCATTTTGGCCCGGGATTAGTTCAAAGAATGCCAAG GGTTAGGCTAGGTTACGCGCATGTGGCTAATAATAGATATGATCAATGGGAGATGTATGCCATCGGCGGAAGCGCAAATCCATCCATTTTCAGTGAGGGAAACTACTTCATGGCGCCTAATAACCGTGACGTGAAACAA GTTACAAAGAGAGAGGTGAAGAGTGGCTGGACGAACTGGAAATGGAGATCATCCAAGGACAAATTCATGAACGGCGCATACTTCGTTCCATCTGGACATGGAAGCATTTCCACCGGCTACACCTACGCGCAGTCGTTTCAAGTGGCTGATGGATCCATGGCGCTGGCTCTAACATCCGACGCAGGCCCATTGACCTGCACTGCCTATAAACCATGTTGA